Proteins from a single region of Streptomyces vinaceus:
- a CDS encoding AAA family ATPase produces the protein MVSVGERLSRARVRAFVGRDEELARFEEALAGEPQAPFAFYVCGPGGIGKSTLLRRMADHARAAGRLLVELDGRFVSRDPADFERAAGPFLDVPGTVLFVDSFEHCQWLESWLWHHFLPRAADDTLVVLAGRRAPQPQWTADPAWSRLLLVTELEPFSEEQARSVLVSAHIRPELRDRVLRFAGGNPLALSLAAAAGSAGCGREEIWSPTADVLRTLLAGLIGEVPTAAHRRALEVAAQAHSTSEELLTTVLPGEDTHLLFSWLRELPFMESTHQGLHPHDAARETLAADLRWRAPNAFETMRRRLADEYLRLLREAPEERVWTVTDELFYLFREGATLARLRSWSREDEVHDRPLHPDDLDAVLRMTEETEGAASAELVRYWAGRQPQAFSVYRLVSTGRIVAFTARLVLPAPADPQDLETDPVIAAVWRYTEATEAVSPGEHIGVSRFSIYPDQYQVPSRVTDLSSSRAQAEAARARGRAYGFAVYRDAESWAERVKGTLADIGARPRVGEHTYGVFGVDWRQVPVEAWLMRFIAPSEEPVRSGPSPVSRTAFDQAVREALAHWRDTGAFAACALMRARLAADLGNPVGELRALLRQAVDDLAQDPRGARAREALTAGYFSGAPTQEAAARRLGLPYGTYRRHLRQGLDLLCASLWQQELHDPR, from the coding sequence ATGGTGTCCGTGGGGGAAAGACTGAGCAGGGCGCGGGTCCGTGCCTTCGTCGGCCGCGACGAGGAACTCGCACGTTTCGAGGAGGCGTTGGCCGGCGAACCGCAGGCACCGTTCGCGTTCTACGTGTGCGGGCCGGGCGGCATCGGGAAGTCCACGCTGCTCCGGCGCATGGCGGACCACGCCCGCGCGGCCGGCCGGCTGCTCGTCGAACTCGACGGCCGCTTCGTCAGCCGGGACCCGGCCGATTTCGAGCGCGCCGCCGGTCCCTTCCTGGACGTTCCGGGAACGGTCCTGTTCGTGGACTCCTTCGAGCACTGCCAGTGGCTGGAGAGCTGGCTGTGGCACCACTTCCTGCCCCGCGCCGCGGACGACACCCTCGTGGTACTGGCCGGGCGGCGCGCCCCCCAGCCGCAGTGGACCGCCGACCCCGCCTGGTCGCGGCTCCTGCTCGTCACCGAACTGGAGCCGTTCTCCGAGGAACAGGCCCGCAGCGTACTGGTGTCGGCTCACATCCGGCCCGAACTGCGCGACCGCGTACTGCGCTTCGCCGGAGGCAACCCGCTGGCCCTCTCCCTCGCCGCCGCGGCGGGATCGGCGGGCTGCGGCCGGGAGGAGATCTGGTCCCCCACGGCGGACGTCCTGCGCACCCTGCTGGCGGGACTGATCGGCGAGGTGCCCACGGCCGCCCACCGCCGCGCCCTGGAGGTGGCCGCGCAGGCCCACTCCACGTCCGAGGAACTGCTGACCACGGTCCTGCCCGGGGAGGACACCCATCTGCTCTTCTCCTGGCTGCGGGAGCTCCCCTTCATGGAATCCACCCACCAGGGGCTCCACCCGCACGACGCCGCCCGTGAGACCCTGGCCGCCGACCTGCGCTGGCGGGCGCCCAACGCCTTCGAGACGATGCGCCGACGCCTCGCGGACGAATACCTGCGCCTCCTGCGCGAAGCACCCGAGGAACGGGTGTGGACCGTCACCGACGAGCTCTTCTACCTCTTCCGGGAGGGCGCGACCCTGGCCCGGCTGCGGTCCTGGTCCCGGGAGGACGAGGTGCACGACCGGCCCCTGCACCCCGACGACCTCGACGCCGTACTGCGCATGACCGAGGAGACGGAAGGGGCCGCCTCCGCCGAGCTGGTCCGCTACTGGGCCGGGCGCCAGCCGCAGGCCTTCAGCGTCTACCGGCTCGTGAGCACGGGCCGGATCGTGGCGTTCACGGCCCGGCTGGTCCTGCCGGCGCCTGCCGATCCCCAGGATCTGGAGACCGACCCCGTCATCGCCGCCGTGTGGCGGTACACCGAGGCCACCGAGGCGGTGAGCCCCGGCGAGCACATCGGTGTCAGCCGCTTCTCGATCTACCCCGACCAGTACCAGGTTCCCTCCCGAGTCACCGACTTGAGCAGTTCCCGGGCCCAGGCGGAGGCGGCCCGGGCGCGCGGGCGGGCGTACGGGTTCGCCGTCTACCGGGACGCCGAGAGCTGGGCGGAACGCGTCAAGGGCACGCTCGCCGACATCGGGGCGCGCCCGCGCGTCGGCGAGCACACGTACGGGGTCTTCGGCGTCGACTGGCGTCAGGTGCCCGTGGAGGCGTGGCTCATGCGCTTCATCGCGCCCAGCGAGGAGCCGGTGCGGTCCGGACCCTCGCCCGTGTCGCGCACGGCGTTCGACCAGGCCGTGCGCGAGGCACTGGCGCACTGGCGTGACACGGGGGCCTTCGCGGCCTGCGCCCTGATGCGGGCCCGTCTCGCCGCCGATCTCGGCAACCCGGTGGGGGAGTTGCGCGCCCTGCTGCGCCAGGCCGTCGACGACCTCGCCCAGGACCCGCGCGGAGCACGCGCCCGCGAGGCCCTGACGGCGGGCTACTTCTCCGGTGCTCCCACCCAGGAGGCCGCCGCCCGCCGCCTGGGCCTCCCGTACGGGACCTACCGCCGCCACCTGCGGCAGGGCCTGGACCTGCTCTGCGCGTCCCTGTGGCAGCAGGAGCTGCACGACCCCCGGTAG